Genomic window (Ananas comosus cultivar F153 linkage group 1, ASM154086v1, whole genome shotgun sequence):
AGTAGCATGACAAGTTTGAATCTAAGTAGTGGTTTTGTATCGGGAGTGACTACAAAGGGAAATAAAATAGCCATTCTAGCTTTTGAGGTTGCCAACACTGTAGTTAAAGGTTCCAATCTTATGCAATCACTTTCCAAGGAGAGCATCAAACACCTTAAAGAAGTTGTTCTTCCCTCAGAAGGAGTGCAGAATCTCATTTCTAAAGATATGGATGAGTTGCTCAAAATTGCTGCTGCTGACAAAAGGTTATATTTACTCAGTAGTTTGTCATGCATTTTAACACATCTATTTCCTTTTCGCTACATTACGCCCTCTTGATAATTTGAGATATTTGCGTTTAGTATATTTAAGAATATATCCTACAAAAATCTGGCTTTTCATGTTTTTGTCTCAATCATTTATTTCCTACATTATACTTCACAAAATGTTACTCTGAGAAAAAAATCTTCTGGTTCTAAACCAACGTCCCCATGAATAAGTTTGTAAGGTTCCgttaaaatttaagaagtaAATTGCTTTTCCACTGAAGTGCACATTCGTTTCATTTTCAGGGAAGAATTAAAAGTGTTCTCTAAAGAGGTTGTTCGGTTCGGAAATCGTTGCAAAGATCCTCAGTGGCACAACTTGGACCGCTATTTCGACAAGTAAAAGCTCATtgagtattttttttctgttatagTGCCATTAATTTTCCAGTATTGCCTTTCTTTACATGTCTCATCTGTTTGACAATATCAGATTGGCATCAGAGCTTACACCTCAAAATCATCTGAAACAAGAAGCAGAAACAGTGATGCAGCAGCTAATGATGTGCGTCCAGTGTACCGCTGTGAGTAGCTTCCCACATTTGCATAGTAATAGTGCATAATAATTTTGGTCATTTGTAACTGAGGATCTAGAAAATAGATATGTAAATATTAGACTGGTTAGATTCTATGGCATGGTTTGCTTATGTTTGCTCTTATTAGGAATTATACCACGAGTTACATGCCTTGGATAGATTTGAACAAGACTATCGGAGGAAAAATCAGGAAGAGGATGGTTCAAATGCTATTCAAAGAGGTCATTTCCCTTGTATCCcttatttaaaattatctcGAGATGTATAATTGAGTTGCATTTACTTTAAACACAAGATCTGTCACTACAGAAAGTAAGTTGTTGCTTCAACTGGTTTTGTATGGATGTTCATGCAATTTCTAGTATGTGTTGAATGAGAAATCTGAAGAGTATTCTACTACATTTTGCAGAAGAGTCCTGTCACGGGGCTAATATGTGATTGTTTCTTATTTACGAGGTATTCTCTAGTATGGATATGTACCAATAGGATGGTGGAAACATGATTCTTTTCAGTTTTCCAATCAGCTACCTCTTTCAGCTTTGCTAGCTCTCAGTTTCTAGTTCTTTTCAATTATTTCTcttacaaaatttttgaaaatcaaaattttagaagatcgaataatttgagtttttgattGATAATGTAGGTGAtaatcttcaaattttaaagcaaGAACTGAAAAGCCAAAGGAAGCATGTAAAAAGCTTACAGAAGAGGTCACTCTGGTCCAAGAATTTGGAAGAGGTAGGTAGGTAGTATTGGTTACATATAATCTAATCTATGACGTTCAAAATACGATCTCTATTTATGGCTACATTCTCTCATGTTCTTGACATATGCATAATGTATTTTCGGTACTTTGATGCcatctatatgcatcaacagGTTCTTCTCACATGTTACTGTTTCTTTACTTTGCCCCTCTTATTGTTCGAGCGCATAATTACATTTACGTTCTTTGCTTCTGCTTTGAAAAATGTCTTctgtcttttcttttcttacagGTCATGGAGAAACTTGTAGACATTGTCCACTTCTTACATTTGGAGATATATGATGCCTTTGGAAGGGCTGGTATTAATACCTCAAAACTTGGTTATCTTTTTATCTTCGTAGTATAATAGATacctttcttattttattaatgtGAACTATGGCTGCTAAGAGTGATGAGTGATCCATTTCAGTTTGAGAGATGCAGAACTGTATATCTTTTCTTTTAGAAAAGAATCTCCATGAAATATCTTTTTATTAGtccatttatatttattattcttaattttcttttctttctcctaaATTCACTTCTCTTACCTAGTTTGGAAAGATTTGGTTTAACATATTCTGCTATATACTGGGAAATTCTAAACTCATTCGATGGCAAATCACTAGAGTAAAGCGTAAATCTTTTGAGCTTGAGTTGAGGAGTGTTTAACTCTAACACTTAAGTTTTGAGGTTGATGTTCGGCTACTTGTGTTCTTAAACCTTAACCTATCATGTTAAATTGTGCTGTGCTGCCACTTATTTGTTGGCCTCTGTGTACATGTAATAACCTACTTAAACATGATGTGGATATCACATATTCCCTAAGtttctagtagtgattatacgGCACAATGTTATATAAGATATAGCAAGCATGGACTCCCTAACTTTTTTTGTTATTAGCTATATTTATGCCAATGCAAGTACTTGAGAATCTTCTAACTATTTGCAAATCTTTCACTTGTTTGAACTCTCTTTATCCATATCATCTGcgatgaaaatttattttgattagaAAGCATATTCTCAATGTTACATTCTTTGCTGTTGTTGCCATCTTTATCCAAAACATTACGACTGTCATAGCCGCAGTCTAAAGATACTTGCTTTTTTCATCTTTGTTTATCATTGTGCTAAAAGAAGTTTGGTCTTTATGAAACTGTAGATAATGAAGAAGTGCCAGAAGCATCCACCAGTCGTCGTAAAAGATTGGGGCCTGCAGGCCTTGCGTTGCACTATGCAAACATCATCACTCAGATAGATACTCTTGTAAGCTCATGTCGTCACTGTCCTTGCATTTCCTTCATTACGCAGTTTGACATATATTCATTGTTTTATTTGCTGTTTGCTATTGTATTTGCTGGATAACGTAACCCTATTACTATTCCGTTTTATACTTGATGGTTGATGTGAGTCTTCGTTTTTTTATAAGATTAGAACGAGCACGCTAACCAGTGTCTAGTAATTATGCCATATTGTTATGAACCATTGGTTGACAATTTTGATAAGTTGCGTTCATGGGTCGTTTCTTATTCACATGTGAAAGAACCGACCAGAAAAGAATCTGAATGCATGTCTATTCGGTCATCATTTCTTGGAAACATCTTCACATTTTCTATCTTCTATTTCCTATTCCATTTTAATTTGCTAGTATATCCCCCGTAAAGCGAATCTTGTTTGTGCTCCATTGTGAAGTATGTTAACCATAATTAGTTTTGAATTAGGTATCTCGATCGAGTTCAGTCCCTCCAAATACAAGGGACGCATTATACCAAGGACTGCCACCCGGCGTGAAATCAAATTTACGTTCTAGATTGCAGTCATTTGAAGTCAAGGAAGACGTATGCAGACTCCGAACACCTATGTCTATGCTGCATTTTTATCATGCTTGtcatatttcatacaattctcaTATGAAAATGCCTCTCGTCTTCTGTGTTTGCAGTTTACGGTCCCTCAAATCAAAGCAGAAATGGAGAAAACGCTCCGTTGGCTTGTCCCAATAGCCAATAACACAACCAAGTAACTTTTCTATTGCTGTATTACTTAGTCTTAATTAGCCATTAACGTGAACCAATTTATGATTTTTCTTATGAAACTTTTACAAATATAGGGCGCACCACGGTTTTGGTTGGGTCGGAGAGTGGGCAAACACAGGGTTAGTTCTTGATCATTTTGTTCAGCTCCTAACAAAATTACCGCAATCTACTCTTATGTTTTTGGTTTAAATATCCATGGCcgctgtaaaatctgaattttcatacataccttaaaatctgaattttcatacatAACCTTTCATACATAACCCTCCAAAGTGCAGTCTCTGGCATAAATAACCTTATCTACGATGTGGAGTCATCCATTTCTTGGTGAGAAGTTGGTTAATATTAGAAGGAGTTTTAAAGCGGGGCCATTTTTGTAAGCATAGAAGTTATGCTTTCGAAGGCCATACGcggaaaattcagattttgcagggtTATACATACAAGCAGATAATTTTGCAGGGGCTTATATATGTCAATATCTCCAagttttggattttattagAAAACCAAGCAATCTCAGATTTCGATACTCGTTTTACAGGACGGAGGTGAACCGAAAGCCGCCGGGGCAGGCCGACTTCATCCGAATAGAGACACTCCACCATGCTGACAAGCAAAAGACCGAAGCATACGTCCTCGACTTAGTAGTGTGGCTCCACCATCTCATAAGTCTCTCCAGGCCCGCAAACGGAGGCGTACGATCCCCAATAAAATCCCCCGTTCGGTCCCCAACACAAAGGGGCATAACAGTCGCACTACCCGCGAACAAAGCAAGCAATTCATCATCGCCGATACTCACCCAGGAAGACCAAGAAATGCTAAAAGACGTCAAATTCCGAAAGTTCATCCCGGGAATAAGCAAAAGCCAGGAGTTCGATATGAAGAAGCCGAGGTTGAATAAACACAGTAGGTTGAGCAAGAGTAATAACCATTCTCCTACAAGTAGTAGTAGTGGTAGTAAAAAGGACTTTTTCCCAGTGAGGAGGCCTTCCATGCTACCTGTCATCAACTTTGATATTGATAGGATAAAGGCTTTGGATGTCATTGACAGAGTGGATGATCTCAGGAAGCTATAAATGagctctttttcctttttttttctgtggaaGTTGTGGTGAGAGGATTTATGTGCTTCTTGGGTATGGAAAAGCCAATGTATGAGGGAGCAGTGTGAAGTGGTGTTTGTATGTAGGAGGGGATGCTGATCATGGCTGGTTTGTATTATATTATGCTATTGGGGCCATAACTAGATGGGctaaaagaaaagggaaaagcaAAGAGGGGGGATGGGAGTTGGGTGCTGTAGTAGTTTCTCTACTTGTACAAGTTCTTAATAATAAAGCTTTGCATACAGCTCTTTCCATCAATCCTGCATTTAATGTTCAACTGCTGTAAATTTTCAGTAAACTACATCTTTGGTTACTTCCAACTGAATTGCATAGTTTCACCTATGTTGCTTCAGTGTGGTGCAAGTGAACCACTCCTCAGTTTTGTGTTTCAATTTGGTCAgtctatcaaatttaatttgattttttccTACCAGAAGGATGGTATGGCAGCAACTTGAGCTGTTTTATCATCTCCAGAGAAAATGTGCCGGCAGGTGATAGTTGATTTGCTGGTGATGGTTGATTTGATTATTGAGCAATTTCCAGACTACCATAATTGTGCTACCGAATTATCTTTGGATGTTTTTCATTTATGAGAGATGATGTGATAACTAAATCAGCTGtcgcattattattattttaaggaAATCAAATAGAGCTTGAATCCATTAGATATTGAAGGTCAGTGTGATTTTATTGGAGTAAATTGTTAAGTCTAGTGATCTGAGTGAAACCCATGATAAATTCAGAGAACTCTGATAGTTAGAATACACAGGATTGGCGGACACAGATTTGCACCTTCTGCATAGCCAGATCATAAGGAACATATCTTACTCCCTTTACGGCAGAGTAAATCTAAATCCTAATTTCATTTGAGTTTAAACCCATCAAAGCTCCAAATGATCTAACTAGATATCCAAGCTGTTTCATAATCTATGTAATGGACAGAGATCAGTATTATATCTTacattctctaatttttttttttttttctatatgatattttttctatatgataagggagagagaagaaaagaactcAAGAAACAAAATAGAATTGATGTGGAAAATACattccaaaattcacattttggttGTGTTTATTACTGGAATGCAATTACCAAATTATACtaacaaataacaaaaatcaACCACCTAGTCTTTTTGCACCCAATAAGTATAAAACAAACACCCTGTGATCAACACCGAAGAATAAAaaccattttcttctttttgcggATAAGTTCCtttacaggaaaaaaaaaagaaaaaaaaagagcttctACAGTAAGGCAAGCTTTTCGCCATCATTTACACATTTGTCACACTTTTAAACAATCATACAATAtgatttatataaatatatctaatcttTCATTCGATGTGCATGAATTTTCGCCTGGTGCTATAAGTGAAGTGTAAACCGACTACCATTTGCGCCTTTCACCTAGGAGGCCTCTCAAGAGCAACGCAACCGAATTTCCCTTTCCTGAAGTCCGTCAATACGCGAAAAGCTGCTTGGCTAACATCTCCATTGAATAGTTGAAGAGAAAGCTTCTCAATAAATCTGCGGCGAGTTGATTACAGCATTAGAAAACCAGTTATATATTACTAGATAAAGAGCCAAGCCATGCTGATACAAAGAAACCCTACGTTTTACCGCAGCGACCATCTACATCAATTCTGTAGCGGCTGCAAAGAGCTTCTGAACCTGCAAGAAACCAGAAAATCACGAGGAATATCAGTTGAGGCAGCGTATAGAATGAGATAAAAGAGCAGCAGTTTTCCCTTCTGaattatttgatatattattctTTAACTGCCAAATTTGATGAAACGTCAGCGTGAAGTATCTGACCTACAGTAGGAATCCTTGCCAACATCTGCACAAGAATGGCCGTCACATCAGCAACATCATATGATCTCTCTCCGATATCGTCACATATCGCAAGCTTGATCGCAGCTGTCTGGTCGCTGATTCGCATTGGCAACATTCCAGGAGAGTCCAGCAATTCTAGATCCTTCCCAAAACGGACCCACCTATATAGTTAATGGAACTGAATGAACAATTCCTCGCCTTTTCTCAGGATTGCAAAAAGAATCTCCAATGaaaaatatagtatttattACTGTTGTCACTTTTTCCTATGTACTAACATTTTTCAGGGAAGAAGTTAAAATAAACTTACTTAAGTTCTCTTGTGACACCAGGTCTAGAAGCTGCTGGACACATTCGGCGCTTTAATAAGCGATTAATTAGGGAAGATTTGCCCACATTCGGATATCCAACAATTCCAGCTCGGACCTGGAAGAACACAGGAGGgggggaaaggaaagaaagaaaaaccaCCGTTAAATAAGCCAGCAAGTTATCTCTTCTAATAATTCCTACAATATGGGGCTCCTTTTAGTCCTCTTTCTAACCACGAGCGTTTAATTTCCTACAAAGAGATTTTTAATATAACAAAAACTAGATGCAAGACCATCATTCACAGCTTCATGCATATTATTTTTGGCACTCCTTTATCTACAAGAACGACCTTAGCTCTGGTGGTTCTGCAGGCGCTATATCAggttttatttgattttcacATCACTGTGTAGATTCAAGAGGGGGGGAATCAGAAAACATACTGGACGAGGGAGGAGTCCCTTAGCTCTCCGTTTAGTATTCACAACAGTTGCTAGTGATTTTGCAAGCCTTCCAAGTTTCATTGTACCCTGCAATTGCACCAAAATTCTAAGAACATAGTAGAAGAAATCAGTAACTAACCTAAAATAGTTTATAAAGCATCTTGCCATACAATACCATTCCAAGCTGCCCATTAGCAAAGACAACTTTAATCCCCTGCTTTGCAAAGAATGCAGCCCATGCATTTCTATCAGCGCTAGATACCATGTCTTCTCTATTCAAAACTAGAATCTTTTTCCGATTGCCTAGCCACGAATCCATCTATTCATGCAAAAAAGCAATTCAAATATTTCATATTTCGCAACTCTGTTTAGTTATCTTCTCTTTATAAGTATATTGATTTTGCAAGCGTGACGAAGACATTGAAAATCACCTGAGGATGGCTCGTCGCCAAGGGGATTCTGGCATCCCGAACCTCGATGACAACATCCATTAGCTTCAATTGTTCTTTTagttctttttctgtttttgcaATATGGCCAGGATACCACTGCAAGGTGAGAATCCAATCGTGAGATGGTGATATCAGTAaccactgaaattttaaaacattaaattCCACTCAATCATTAATGAAGAAAAGTGCTGTATGTCTCACATTCTTACACAAAATATGGGTTTTTACACAAATATCCCAGTAAAATTAACTATGTAGGTATGTAGCCCCGACAAATCTCGATTTTGACCTCAAAAGTACAGTTCACACTCTCATTTTAGAAAAAGTTGTTTCACAGAGGCAATTTCTTGGTAAGTAAAAGGGTTTTGAATAGTACATAGGAAacaattaagatttaaaaggAATGTTTATGCTATTATTCATAATAACAGAAGCGTATATATGCAACGATCCCTGTAACACAGATTCTGCAAAGGCACACCTTATCTGTACCTGCACAGGGCGCAGGGGCCTAGTCCAGTAGTGTAAATCAGCATCCAAATTTTGCCAGTCACACTCTTCCCAGAGTCCTTCACGGCTATCGTTAGCAAGATTGATCTTTTCTTTCTGAGACCAAGTAAGTGTTGTTCCACCTGCAATCTGAGAATAGATATACCATGAGGTCAGAGCACAATTCATACGCCATCTAGACATCTAGCGCGATCAGATCAAAGTAAATTTAGATAACAAAAGTTGAAGAGAGGAAAATGTTAGCATTAGTTGGTGCTTCTTAGCATCAACCAAATAATGTTTAGCaaaaaacgtttttttttttttcctgggtAATGAAAATCTAAGATAAAAGAATTACAATAACATGGATCGCtcgctccaaaaaaaaaaaaaaaaaaaaaaggtagattGTGTGCATGAGAGATGAAGCTTCCCGAAAGATTTGGCACGAAATAGCATTTACTTTTCACATATCTATATTCTTCTTTGCGACACTAAACTATCCGCGGTAACTGTTCCATTACACTGTAAGAAACCCTAATTAAAGGCTCATCGGAAATAGCATCATCGAGGATACAAATCATAAACTCAGAAGTACATATAAGCGCAAAGCGAAGCCATGATCCCTTCCTAAGTGTTTGAATTTGGGGGGTAATATAAAAAATGGTAACTTTGATGAGCGATGTATTGTAAAATTCCAATCCGAAACCCTAGACTAGCCGACACACATAAGCACGTAGTCCAAGATTTCGAGAAACAAAGGGTTTAAAACCCTAGACTGAGCTCAAGCAAAAAACCCTAGAGAAAAATCGAGGTAGGTCGACGACGAGCTCGCTCACCGCGTTGGGGACGAAGAgtcggggaggaggaggcgccgcTTCGTGGAGATCGTTAATGAGGCAAAGCGCGGGCGCGGAGGAGAAAGGGGAAGAGGAGGGGATAGAGAAGAAGCCATTGGAGACGAGCTCGAGagctcgagagagagagaggtggaggtGAAAATGGAGACGCACACGTGACCTAATccggtaaaaatgtatggagacaccCTAAACTATATAACATTTTGAAAGATATCCCTTAACTTTTTATTTGGTTATTTATTTTGCCACACTCTTTACCTTTCtaattttacttaatttagttaaaaattttattttatcaaatttattactctataaattattaactattaatttactaaaagGTGATTAATGTTATTACATTTGACCAAACCATCAAGGAATTTGAAAAAAGttctcattatttttttaaactaaagatcatttaattttttttttaaaagaaaggagtctcaattaaaaaaataaaagttaaagggcctaaaccctaaatcctaaaacCTTAAACTCTAAACTAGTTCGTGTCAAtggccgaacacgagcgagctgggacCGACTCCTGCTCAGCACGTTTCACAAACTAGCCGAACACGAATTGGCTGGTTAAAATATCGAGCCTAAAGagccaaaaaatttataaatgagCCGCTTACGAATAACAAGTTAAAAGtattagaaagaatatatatatatatatatatatagaaaataattttataagatCGTAcgtattagattttaatttaatggttaaaattttacatataaataaagctTTTTACAATTgagttgaaatttatatttaaattgagctaaaaattaaataataaaaatctgtattatatatatatataattattatttatctgcataaatataaaatatatatttattcaagCTGTTATCAAGCCGAACATGAGTAAGTTAATCCTAGATCATTTCAACTCCTTTACTAAACTAAaggattcgatctcgagctcattttaaGTCCAATACGAACCGCTTACGAACAGAGAGTTAGGTTGTCGACGCTATTCTAAACTCTATAATTGAGAATTATTTGATAAACGTGTTAGTTGTGTCAATTTGAGCATTGACCTACTTTTGATGTGTGTTTCCAGCTAACCAAAAAACATGTTGACACCAATTTCGAATTTCAAAATGTGATTGAACATTTTAAAATACGTACtgtattaaaaatttcaaaataatttcaaaataattctataaaagTTAGTGAAAAAGAGAATTGGAAGAGAAGAACTTGGGAAAAAATATCCCAATAAGTTATCATTTTCTCACATGAGtgaaaaattagtgaaaaaaaaaaactcacaaaTGAACTTGTTCATAAATTTTAAGCAGgctacaaaaaatttcaaatactagtTTCTAAAATTGAGATTGGCTGCTACAGTTTTTTCTCTAATGCTTAGCATCAAATTctttatagtattattaattaaaattataaggacatttctagtattatattttattcattatacataattatgaataaattatataacataaattattacataaaattaactattatataaaataaaataaatatatactaatataaattagattgttatataaaataattttataaataattttatataaaatctattgatataaataaattattttataaaacatGTTTAGGCTTATTTTGGTATTAAGGTCCATCTgccgctattagataaaatggaattgagataaaaatatacagagttatacttctgcgttcttcGGTGAGActgcaaaaaatatacaataaccGACTCATTGTGCGTGATATGCGAAATACAATATTACGTATAATTTCTGTCCGTTTGGTTCctgaaaaacaaattttttgcTAAAACATGGATATGGTGTAGTGTAGAAAaagccttttcttttttgctttttttttccaaattttataaaaaaaaggctcttcacaaaatttttatttctttttttttttctaaaaaataaattttcatacttttccaACAAACAGGCTATAAATAAATGATCTTATGGAACAGCAATTTTAATGGTGTCTCAATTACTGCATTGCAGATTATGATAACCTGATTTAAGTTTGGAAATATTAATTGGGTTAGAAGAGTGATGGGAAACACGAAACTAATTAAGATAAAAACGCACAGAACTTATCTGAGTtggctatccaatctttcaaaatcataatttcaCTGTTCAATCTTTCAATTCATTTAAATTGAATCAGTTAAATTTGAGTACgtcatttatctttataggccttattaatatatttcatataattctgGCAACTCTAAATTTATTCCAATAAGCAataagcttaaattttgaaatcaaagttcTGTTAaccgactcaaattaaataaaatgaaagattGGACAGTAAAATCGAAATTTTGAAAGACTTCGCGGCAGACTGCCATAATTCAGATAAGGGGTTAAAAGCAGTCAAATCCTGATGATAGCTTGACAAAATAGACAACATAAGTTCCAAAAATTCAGTCAAATAGAAACACAAGAGGACTTTTATTATCACTTGTAGGATAATGAAAGCACTTGTGCCGTACAATTAGGCAATAGAAAAGCGAAATCTTCAGGAAGTTCATAGAAACTCAAGGCAGTGGAACAGACCTTTTGGTGCTTTTGACTACGGCAGCAGATCTTCCAGAAACAGAAGAGTACTCAGATAGCTGTTTTGAACTTTGAACTGCTACCAAACACAAAGGTAAAGGTGCACTAAATGAAAAactttggaaagaaaaaaaaaaaaactagcattTATTTCAGATCAGTATTGCAAACAAAGAATCTCAAATGTTGGAAATCTAAAATCATGATTTTGCAAGCGCGAAAGTATGATGATGCGCCCTAATCACGTAACAGACAATCTCATGCCTTAGTTTTGTAGAATTGGAGAAGGCCTTAGGCCTGAACCTGCTGTATCTGCAAAAGTGCTGTTTGATTAGAGTTGTCCAAATTATAAACAATAATCGCTTTCGCAAGAAACACAGCTTCCAGCTGTAGCAGAATCGCAAAACCAGAGAGTATACACTTTCAGCAAAAGCTCCTAGCTTTCGATTTATCAGATAAACACTTGAAGAGTTTTATATCGGATAATCACGTAACTCGAGCAATCAATGCGTATGCAACAAATACGAGCCTCGACAGGATTCTGCGAAATATGCAGTAAACACGGGCAAATTACAAGTAGGCCCG
Coding sequences:
- the LOC109720218 gene encoding uncharacterized protein LOC109720218 isoform X1, which produces MGGLCSKGSAVDKSPSDTTLEPNGFRNSGPISYQSRRKKPEESAAEAAGKVMEKQLQEPAYSFSERMAVSSANAAESDTPQLSRAMSQKSGSTKSKTTSSAKTGSTKASEVSSILGRAGTVGLGKAVEVLDTLGSSMTSLNLSSGFVSGVTTKGNKIAILAFEVANTVVKGSNLMQSLSKESIKHLKEVVLPSEGVQNLISKDMDELLKIAAADKREELKVFSKEVVRFGNRCKDPQWHNLDRYFDKLASELTPQNHLKQEAETVMQQLMMCVQCTAELYHELHALDRFEQDYRRKNQEEDGSNAIQRGDNLQILKQELKSQRKHVKSLQKRSLWSKNLEEVMEKLVDIVHFLHLEIYDAFGRADNEEVPEASTSRRKRLGPAGLALHYANIITQIDTLVSRSSSVPPNTRDALYQGLPPGVKSNLRSRLQSFEVKEDFTVPQIKAEMEKTLRWLVPIANNTTKAHHGFGWVGEWANTGTEVNRKPPGQADFIRIETLHHADKQKTEAYVLDLVVWLHHLISLSRPANGGVRSPIKSPVRSPTQRGITVALPANKASNSSSPILTQEDQEMLKDVKFRKFIPGISKSQEFDMKKPRLNKHSRLSKSNNHSPTSSSSGSKKDFFPVRRPSMLPVINFDIDRIKALDVIDRVDDLRKL
- the LOC109720218 gene encoding uncharacterized protein LOC109720218 isoform X2; the encoded protein is MGGLCSKGSAVDKSPSDTTLEPNGFRNSGPISYQSRRKKPEESAAEAAGKVMEKQLQEPAYSFSERMAVSSANAAESDTPQLSRAMSQKSGSTKSKTTSSAKTGSTKASEVSSILGRAGTVGLGKAVEVLDTLGSSMTSLNLSSGFVSGVTTKGNKIAILAFEVANTVVKGSNLMQSLSKESIKHLKEVVLPSEGVQNLISKDMDELLKIAAADKREELKVFSKEVVRFGNRCKDPQWHNLDRYFDKLASELTPQNHLKQEAETVMQQLMMCVQCTAELYHELHALDRFEQDYRRKNQEEDGSNAIQRGDNLQILKQELKSQRKHVKSLQKRSLWSKNLEEVMEKLVDIVHFLHLEIYDAFGRADNEEVPEASTSRRKRLGPAGLALHYANIITQIDTLVSRSSSVPPNTRDALYQGLPPGVKSNLRSRLQSFEVKEDFTVPQIKAEMEKTLRWLVPIANNTTKAHHGFGWVGEWANTGLVLDHFVQLLTKLPQSTLMFLV
- the LOC109715043 gene encoding DAR GTPase 3, chloroplastic, whose protein sequence is MTTSMMISTSSRYQFRLSLEAVFLAKAIIVYNLDNSNQTALLQIQQGVSIHFYRIRSRVRLHFHLHLSLSRALELVSNGFFSIPSSSPFSSAPALCLINDLHEAAPPPPRLFVPNAIAGGTTLTWSQKEKINLANDSREGLWEECDWQNLDADLHYWTRPLRPVQWYPGHIAKTEKELKEQLKLMDVVIEVRDARIPLATSHPQMDSWLGNRKKILVLNREDMVSSADRNAWAAFFAKQGIKVVFANGQLGMGTMKLGRLAKSLATVVNTKRRAKGLLPRPVRAGIVGYPNVGKSSLINRLLKRRMCPAASRPGVTRELKWVRFGKDLELLDSPGMLPMRISDQTAAIKLAICDDIGERSYDVADVTAILVQMLARIPTVGSEALCSRYRIDVDGRCGKTFIEKLSLQLFNGDVSQAAFRVLTDFRKGKFGCVALERPPR